The window GAATGCAGATTTTAGGCGCAGCAGGGGCTGTTGCAAATGGTTTCCACAGGGATACAAACGGAATAGAGGAATTAAAATTTCCATGTTTTTCCTATGGCAGATATGCCCAGGATCAGGCACCAAGAGGAAAGGTTATTGACTTCAGAGTGCCCATTGAGATTGAAGGGGTTCGCATTTTCCCGGGTGATATTATCTTTGGGGATTTGGAGGGGGTTCTGGTGATTCCTAAAGCAGTAGAAAAAGAAGTCATTCAAAGAGCATATGAAAAAGCTACTGGGGAGAAGATGGTGGCAGAGGCGATAAAAGGCGGAATGGGAGCAAAAGAATCCTTTGACAAGTTTGGGATTATGTAAACAACTGGAATTGCTATATCTGACTGGTTATGATATCATGATACCGAATATTGCTCTGCTGCATTTTGGTTGTTTTTTACGAAGGGAATCAAAGGAGATATCATATGCAGGAAATCATGAAAAGCATTTGTACATTATTAAACAATGAAGAGTATAAAGTGGCAATAAGAAAAGCCGGTAAATACAAGTTCCAAAAAAGTTATAGATTTGAGATGCATAAGCACCAGGAATATGAGATCAACTACATAAACGTAGGCTGCTGCGTCATGAAGATACATAATGAGTATGTTCCCTTAA of the Lacrimispora indolis DSM 755 genome contains:
- a CDS encoding RraA family protein; protein product: MIEWKNDDELFELMRREMYSAVIGDILDKMGYFHQFLPQKIQPVNTRMVVAGRAMTVLEADAFEELSYGQNPLMKKPFGLMLEALDDLKKNEVYICTGSSPSYALVGELMCTRMQILGAAGAVANGFHRDTNGIEELKFPCFSYGRYAQDQAPRGKVIDFRVPIEIEGVRIFPGDIIFGDLEGVLVIPKAVEKEVIQRAYEKATGEKMVAEAIKGGMGAKESFDKFGIM